The following coding sequences lie in one Oligoflexus sp. genomic window:
- a CDS encoding SRPBCC family protein gives MKKVLAYILSTLLALITLILILAAFQPTEWTVERSVLIDAPREKIWSIVSDLNRYSEWNPYAHLDPEARITVEGPAATVGSSYAWDGNQSGAGRMTTVAIQEGKRLDFRLDFQRPMAVTNDASFILGPEESPTKMTWAMHGHHRGFTGLLSRAIHLFVSIDALVGQQFDSGLATLKGLAEGSATAPRNNL, from the coding sequence ATGAAAAAAGTTTTGGCGTATATCCTGAGCACCCTTCTGGCCCTGATCACCTTGATTCTGATCCTGGCCGCCTTCCAACCCACCGAGTGGACTGTGGAACGTTCGGTTCTGATCGATGCGCCGCGTGAAAAGATTTGGAGCATCGTGAGCGATCTGAATCGTTACAGCGAATGGAATCCCTATGCGCATCTGGATCCTGAGGCGCGGATTACAGTGGAAGGCCCTGCGGCAACCGTGGGATCGAGCTATGCGTGGGACGGCAATCAATCAGGCGCCGGCCGCATGACTACGGTGGCGATCCAGGAAGGGAAGCGCCTTGATTTTCGGCTGGATTTCCAGCGTCCCATGGCTGTGACCAATGATGCCTCATTCATCCTGGGTCCCGAGGAAAGTCCCACGAAGATGACCTGGGCCATGCACGGACATCACAGGGGTTTCACCGGCCTTCTCAGCCGCGCCATCCATCTTTTCGTCAGCATCGACGCTTTGGTGGGCCAACAGTTTGATTCCGGCCTTGCGACCCTGAAGGGGCTGGCTGAAGGATCGGCGACAGCGCCTCGTAAC